Genomic segment of Xanthobacter dioxanivorans:
ATACAGAAAATACCCGGGCGGAAGCACCTGGAATACCGAAGGTCGTCGCGTATAGACGCACATACGCTTCCGCCGCCAACTTGGACACTCCGTAGGGTGACAAAGGCTGCAGGGGGTGGGACTCTGCCATCGGCAACACGAGAGCGGAGCCGTAAACAGCGGCCGAAGAGGCAAAAATAAAGCTTGTTCCAGTGTCACGTTCGCGAAGCGTCTGAAGAATGCGCAGGGCGGAGCGTAGATTACCATCAAGGTCCGCAACCGGATCCTTGAGCGAGGCAGGCACCGACGCAATGCCGGCCAAGAAGAAGACCGTATCACATTCTGGCAGGTAGGTATCGGGTGGCGCATTGACGATGTCAGCTGAAGTCCACGTGCTGGGTTCCGCAAGGGAATCAAGCACTGGCCCCTTTCTTCGGGAAATGCCGGTCACCTGAGTGCCTTCACGAACCAAGCGGTCAACGAGCCAAGAACCGAGAAATCCGGACGATCCAATCACCACGGCGTGTCTGATGTTTCTGGTCATCGCCGATCGACCCCGATCGTCGCACGGAGAACATTTTCGAGTTGTGCTCCCACCTGCTCCCAACGAAAACCGTCTTCGACACGTGATCGCGCCTGCTTGCCTAACCGCCTAGCATAGGTCGGGTCGGACAACAGGCGGATTAGGGCGTGAGCAATCTCGTTGCTGCTTTCAGGATTGACCAAAAGGCCTGTCTGATCGTTCAAAACAGCTTCACGCGGACCTCCGACATTGCCAGCAATGGCCGGCAGGGCCCAAGCTGCGGCTTCAAGATAAACAACCGGAAAGCCCTCTCCTCCAATTTCACCTTTAGGGTAGCGGGCAGGCATGGCGAAAACATTGGCTGAGGCCAACCAACGATCACGCTCTTCGTCGCTTACAGCGCCGAGAAAGCGTACACTATCGCCAAGGTTGAGCCTTCGGGTGCGCTCTTCCAGAACCGGCCTGATCGGTCCATCCCCAATCACGATCCACTGCGCGTCAGGGATAGACTGTAGTACGGTCGGCAAGGCTTCAAGAATTCTATCATGCCCCTTGTACCAATCGCGCAGGCGAGCCGTCGTCAAAATTGTCGGCCGGACGGTCGAATGAGTTTCTGGAGCCGGAGGAACCTCTACCCCGGGATGAATCACTGACACCGGACATGGAAGTGGACGACCACCGAATGCCTCTACGACTAGGCTCCGAGTGAAATCGCTCACAGCGATCCCCGCGTCGGACCGCCGCAAGGTCCATGCAGTCATTTCTGGTCGGCCGGCAACCTCCTTACCAAAGGTGTAAAGCACGTTCCTCGCACGATAGCGTCGAGCCAACACTGTTGCGGCAGGACCCGTCACGACATGGCCATTCAGGATCACATCCGGCTGCCATCGAGGAGCCCTGATTATGGCAGCCGCGTTGAAAAGGGCATTACGGACAGACGCACGAGTCACACCAATGCCGATGCGAATAATTTCCTGACTTTGTGTGGAATCGAACTCCATGGCCGCCGGATGATCAAGTGTAATCACCCGGGTCTCGGCCTGTGGCATGGCTAATGTGATCCTATGAAGCAGGCGCTGAATTCCACCGAGTGCCGGTGGATAATCAGGCGATACAAGAAGCACACGTAATGGGCGGTTGCTTGCGCAGCCCGAGCGCAATTCGGGTGTGGAGATCGGCATTGACGGGATGCTTTCAAATTTTCAGGCGCCTTCATCCCCTCGTGAATCGTTTTCAAGCCCCGACACACATAGAGATAATTCATGCCGGCTCACCACAGAACCAAATCATTTCCGGTCAGCGACTCACGCCCTTTTGGCGCGGTCATAGTCTGCTCGAGCCATCATGGCGACCAAACCTGCAAAATCTTGCTTGCGTTGCCAGCCGAGCTTCGTTTCGGCCTTGGCGGCACTCCCGATCAAGAGATCTACTTCCGCTGGCCGAAAGAAGGCGGGATCGACCTTTACGAGGGTTTTTCCTGTATCTCGGTCTCGGCCAATCATCTGCGCCCCCTCGCCGCTCCATTCGATCGGCAGATCGAGCTCAGCGGCAGCGGCGTCTACGAATTCCCGCACTGAACGTGTCTCGCCGGTAGCTAGCACGTAGTCGTCAGCATCTGCTTGCTGAAGCATGGCATGCATCCCCTCGACATAGTCGCCAGCAAAGCCCCAGTCGCGCTTTGCATCGAGATTGCCAAGCTCCAGCACATCCTGAAGGCCCAGCTTAATCCGGGCGAGCGCGATAGTGATCTTACGAGTCACAAACTCAGGTCCTCGGAGCGGTGACTCATGGTTGAAAAGGATGCCTGACGACGCATGGATACCGTAGCTCTCGCGGTAGTTCACCGTCATCCAATGGCCATAGAGCTTGGCGACGCCATAGGGGCTCCGCGGATAGAATGGGGTCGTCTCTGTCTGCGGGATAGCCTGGACCTTGCCAAACATTTCCGAGGTCGATGCCTGATAAAAGCGAATACTCGGGTCAACGAGACGAATTGACTCAAGGATCCGGGCAACGCCTAGCCCATCGATATCGCCCGTAAAGATCGGCTGCTCGAACGATGTACCAACAAAGCTCTGCGCTGCAAGATTGTAGAATTCCTGGGGCCTGATCTTATCGATCGAGCGATGAATATTCGAAAATTCGGCGAGATCAAGTTCAAAAAACTTTACGCGGTCTACGATTCCGACTTCTTGGAGACGCCAAGGGTGAAAGGCCGATGTCCGCCGGACAGCACAATGTACCTCGTAATCCAGCGAGAGCAAGTAGCGGGACAAATAAGCCCCATCCTGGCCCGTGGCGCCCGTGACGATTGCTTTCTTTCTCATCCCACAACCTCACCCGCGAATGCTCGTTCACAACGGCAGCGTTCGACTGTCTATCATCACGATCGCCCGCCTTGCAAGGCGTGACAGACTCGCAAAATTCTGAGCGAATTAAGAGCATAATCCTTGATTTGGACGCATAAATCTGATCCGCCTAAAGTTTGAGGAGCCTCTTTGGCGGCCTTGTTAAGCTAGCTTCCGACGCACTCCCATCCTGCGGTCAGTTTGGCGGCGTTGGAAAGCTTGGTTCTGGTATCTTATATGACGCCATGTAGGTGCCGTCGCAAACCATGTGCGCCTCCTTCCGCGTTCTGCCACCGAGGGCCGAGGGGGGCCTCGCGCGGTTATAGTAACTGACGTGCTCCCCGTTTCTAGGCCAACCGGACCTGGAAAATTCCGGGGTTAGGGCTCATTCCTGCGGGGATGCCAGAGAGCCATTCATGAGCGCGATCGGCGGCTTGTTGCCGATCACGCTGTGCGGGCGAACCTCGTTATAGTCTCTACGCCAAGCCTCCATTTTCGCCCGCGCGTCGTCAAGGCTCATGAACCAGTGCGTGTTCAGGCATTCCGCCCGGAGCTTGCCGTTGAACGACTCGATAAAGCCGTTGTCCGTGGGCTTGCCGGGCCGCGAGAAGTCGAGCACCACGCCCTTCTGATAGGCCCATAGGTCGAGATCCCGACTGACGAACTCCGATCCCTGATCCACCCGGATGCTCTGCGGATAGCCGGTGCTCCGGCAAATCCGCTCCAGCGTCAGCACGACATCCTCGCCCCGATAGCTGAACCGCGGATCCACCGCCGGCGAGAACCGCGTGAAGGTGTCGACGATGGTCAGAACCCGGATCTTGCGGCCCGTGGCGAGCTGGTCGTGGACAAAATCCATGGCCCAGGTCTCGTTGCTCCGCGTCGCCGCACGCCGGTCGTCACGCAGCTTTGCCTTCACGCGGCGCTTCGGCACCTTGTTCCGCAACTGAAGGCCCAAGCCCTTGTAAAGGCGATAGATCCGCTTCGCATTGACCGCCCACCCCTCCCGCCGCAACAGGATGTGCACGCGGCGATAGCCATACCGCACGCGTGTCTCGCAGATCTCCTTGATCCGCTGGTTCAGCTCGGCCTGCGTGCCCCGCTTCGACTTGTAGGCATAGAGCGCACGATCGACCGCCAGGGTGGCACAGGCGCGCCTGGCCGACACCTTCCAGTCTTCGCGCAGCCTGTCCACAAGCTCGCGCTTGCGCGCAGGCCTCAGAGCTTTTTTGACAGCACGTCCTGCAACATCGCCTTGTCCAGCGACAGGTCCGCCACGATCCGCTTCAGCTTGGCGTTCTCGTCTTCCAACTGGCGCAGACGCCGCATCTCCGAAGGCATCAGCCCCGCATATTTCTTGCGCCAGTTGTAGAACGTCGCGTCCGATACCCCGGCCTTCCGGCACACCTCCGCCACCGGTGTTCCGTCTTCCGCCTGCTTCAGAACGAACGCGATCTGTGCCTCCGTGAACTTCGATGCCTTCATGGAACTCTCCTCGTCCCCGAGCCGGGGATCATAAGTGGAAAATTCCAGCTCAAACTGGCCTAAAAAATGGGGAGCACGTCACACATCGACCGACACCCATTATTAGTCCGTCGCACCGAAGCGTTCGAACTACTCAAAAAAGAAATTTTCGGTTCCAATATCAATATCACGACTATTTACCCACTCACTAACCATCTCCTCAGAGACCGGGGTTCTCTTTTCATCAACAATACTGGCAGAATACCCGTACGACCAAAGCAATTGAAACACCCTTTCAAAATTGGGGTTGAAACCATTCGGATGATTTCGCATTAGCGACAGCTCAAGCAAAAGGGGCGGCTTCCTGGACAGAATATTAGACGCGCCCGAGAGCACGGAATACTCGGCTCCCTCCACATCTATTTTTAGAACGACATTTTTTTCACGAACCCGACTCCACAATACGCCATCAAGTGTATTGGTGGGGACGAAAATACAATCGGTTGTATCTCCCCCGCCCCATCCCCGGGTCAGCGACGCGCCTTGCCCCCGATTGAAGATTGGCAATATATCGACCTCGGAAGAAACCGCCAGCGGGAACACTTCAACGAGACGATTGAAATTATTTTCCCGTATATTCGTAAGTAAAATCTTCAAATTTGCAGGCATTGGCTCAAATGCGAAGCATTTAATGCCATAACTTGCGGAAAGGCACGAGAAAATTCCTGAATTTGCACCAATATCAATAAAATAATCTGCCGTGCCTAAATATTTACCGACAATTTCCAGCTCTCTAAGCTCGTGCATATCTTCGCCGTGTACTCCCGCCACCAGCCAGCCACCACCTAAAATCTTAAAATTGTAACCAGGAACCCGCCCCCATTTCAGAGACTTCAAATGCATTTGCTCGCGCGTGTCTCTTAATGCCTTATTAAGATTCGGAAATCTCATCAAGATGCGGCTAGCGGCGCGAACGATATTCATGCCAATCCTACCAAGCTATTGCTACTGATGCGACGCCCACTCAAGTGAATAATATAGGCAAATCCGGTTCGTCAAGTGCAGCATCGTCACAGCTATGCGCGCCACGGCTTCGGCGGTGAGAAAAGATGGCGGTCGTGACAGATGAGGAAGTACGTTGGTGGAGACCCTCCTCTGACAACTTTTCGGCCCAGCCGCAGGTGGGAGAAACATTGCACAGGTTAAGTTGGCTGCAGCTAAGTTGGCTAAGCGTTGTCTGCAAACAGTGGCTAACGGCTATGGTCGAGAAGGCACATTCGCCGCAGATTATGGGGGTCGACGACGCTTCCCCATCGCGACTGAATACCCGCCTCCCTGAACGACTGGCCCATCGGCAACGGCGGGCCTTTTCCTTTGAAGGAGGATATGATCGCGGACCGCCCGAGTGGGTTGACCAACGGTACTCACGGGGCTACCGCATGACGATACGGTGGCGCCAGACCCATTGAATGAGCTGGATTGGCTGGGCTATCGAAATGGGGTGTTGGATGTCTTGTGCTTACTATGCAGATGGACAGACGGGAATGCGGCTTCCGGACCACCCGCGGAAAATTGCAATCGTCCACGATTGGCTCGCGACGTACACCGGTGCAGAACGGTGTCTGGAGCAGATGCTACTCTGCTACCCTGATGCCGTGGTGTTCGCGCTGTTCGATGTCCTACCCGCGGGTCAACGGGCGTTCCTTGGCGGGCGCCAGCCACGGACGACTTTTATGCAGCGCTTGCCGTTCCTAAAGAAACACTATCGCACCTACTTGCCGCTGATGCCGCTAGCGGTCGAGCAGCTCGACATGAGCGGATTCGACCTCGTGATCTCAAGTTCTTGGGCCCTCGCTAAGGGCGTTGTCACCGGTCCCGACCAGCTCCATGTCTGCTATTGCTACACGCCGATTCGCTATG
This window contains:
- a CDS encoding NAD-dependent epimerase/dehydratase family protein, giving the protein MTRNIRHAVVIGSSGFLGSWLVDRLVREGTQVTGISRRKGPVLDSLAEPSTWTSADIVNAPPDTYLPECDTVFFLAGIASVPASLKDPVADLDGNLRSALRILQTLRERDTGTSFIFASSAAVYGSALVLPMAESHPLQPLSPYGVSKLAAEAYVRLYATTFGIPGASARVFSVYGPGQHKQVVYDWALKVATNTPQLSFFGAPEVSRDFIYVSDATAAFAQIAKNAPLKGEAYNVASGTETTLEGLARNLLAISGASARFSFSGDVRVGDPVRWQSDIAALQRLGFQTEVSLLEGLRRTYLWATGKSFI
- a CDS encoding glycosyltransferase family 4 protein — encoded protein: MPISTPELRSGCASNRPLRVLLVSPDYPPALGGIQRLLHRITLAMPQAETRVITLDHPAAMEFDSTQSQEIIRIGIGVTRASVRNALFNAAAIIRAPRWQPDVILNGHVVTGPAATVLARRYRARNVLYTFGKEVAGRPEMTAWTLRRSDAGIAVSDFTRSLVVEAFGGRPLPCPVSVIHPGVEVPPAPETHSTVRPTILTTARLRDWYKGHDRILEALPTVLQSIPDAQWIVIGDGPIRPVLEERTRRLNLGDSVRFLGAVSDEERDRWLASANVFAMPARYPKGEIGGEGFPVVYLEAAAWALPAIAGNVGGPREAVLNDQTGLLVNPESSNEIAHALIRLLSDPTYARRLGKQARSRVEDGFRWEQVGAQLENVLRATIGVDRR
- the gmd gene encoding GDP-mannose 4,6-dehydratase; its protein translation is MRKKAIVTGATGQDGAYLSRYLLSLDYEVHCAVRRTSAFHPWRLQEVGIVDRVKFFELDLAEFSNIHRSIDKIRPQEFYNLAAQSFVGTSFEQPIFTGDIDGLGVARILESIRLVDPSIRFYQASTSEMFGKVQAIPQTETTPFYPRSPYGVAKLYGHWMTVNYRESYGIHASSGILFNHESPLRGPEFVTRKITIALARIKLGLQDVLELGNLDAKRDWGFAGDYVEGMHAMLQQADADDYVLATGETRSVREFVDAAAAELDLPIEWSGEGAQMIGRDRDTGKTLVKVDPAFFRPAEVDLLIGSAAKAETKLGWQRKQDFAGLVAMMARADYDRAKRA
- a CDS encoding IS3 family transposase (programmed frameshift) — translated: MKASKFTEAQIAFVLKQAEDGTPVAEVCRKAGVSDATFYNWRKKYAGLMPSEMRRLRQLEDENAKLKRIVADLSLDKAMLQDVLFKKALRPARKRELVDRLREDWKVSARRACATLAVDRALYAYKSKRGTQAELNQRIKEICETRVRYGYRRVHILLRREGWAVNAKRIYRLYKGLGLQLRNKVPKRRVKAKLRDDRRAATRSNETWAMDFVHDQLATGRKIRVLTIVDTFTRFSPAVDPRFSYRGEDVVLTLERICRSTGYPQSIRVDQGSEFVSRDLDLWAYQKGVVLDFSRPGKPTDNGFIESFNGKLRAECLNTHWFMSLDDARAKMEAWRRDYNEVRPHSVIGNKPPIALMNGSLASPQE
- a CDS encoding FkbM family methyltransferase gives rise to the protein MNIVRAASRILMRFPNLNKALRDTREQMHLKSLKWGRVPGYNFKILGGGWLVAGVHGEDMHELRELEIVGKYLGTADYFIDIGANSGIFSCLSASYGIKCFAFEPMPANLKILLTNIRENNFNRLVEVFPLAVSSEVDILPIFNRGQGASLTRGWGGGDTTDCIFVPTNTLDGVLWSRVREKNVVLKIDVEGAEYSVLSGASNILSRKPPLLLELSLMRNHPNGFNPNFERVFQLLWSYGYSASIVDEKRTPVSEEMVSEWVNSRDIDIGTENFFFE